From Candidatus Atelocyanobacterium thalassa isolate ALOHA, a single genomic window includes:
- a CDS encoding ABC transporter permease, whose product MTESTSPSNLTNTLIGRLPSKGWIVVVITIAALISTPILFVFSSVFTDAGDIWQHLADTVLTDYILNSLCLMLGVGIGVLVIGVTTAWLVSLCQFSGCDWFEWLLLMPLSAPAYLLAYTYTDMLDYYGPVQIALRNWFGWQDFNDYWFPNIRSLWGAVIMLILVLYPYVYLLARTAFLEQSICTLEASRSLGCSPWKSFSKVTLPLARPAIIAGLALALMETLNDFGTVQYFGINTFTTGIFSIWFDFGERQAAGQLAACLMLFIFCLIILELWSRRKIRYYQNSSARIRLPRYQLKSWRGLIAWLICFLPFLGGFLIPAIYLTKLVVANFTTAFANNFWNLASHSLTVAFISSILSATLALIMAYGQRSENNFLVNISIKVAALGYAIPGSVIAVGILIPLGRLDNIITNFIGQIFEIKIGLLISGTIIALIYSYLVRFLAVAFGSVDSSLGKIKPSLDDAARSLGSTPRNILIKIHTPLMTGGILTAIMLVFVDVMKELPATLVIRPFNFDTLAIRVYQYASDERLSEAAAPALAIVLVGLIPVIFLSWQITRARRHQDSF is encoded by the coding sequence ATGACCGAATCAACCTCTCCCTCGAATCTTACTAATACTTTAATTGGACGCCTTCCTTCAAAAGGATGGATAGTAGTAGTTATTACAATTGCTGCTCTAATCTCGACTCCTATACTATTTGTATTCAGTAGTGTTTTTACTGATGCAGGAGATATTTGGCAACATTTAGCTGATACAGTTTTGACTGACTACATACTAAATTCTTTATGTTTAATGCTAGGCGTAGGAATTGGGGTATTAGTTATTGGGGTCACAACTGCATGGCTTGTTAGTCTCTGTCAATTTTCGGGGTGTGACTGGTTTGAATGGCTTTTACTAATGCCTTTATCTGCTCCAGCTTATCTTCTGGCATATACTTACACAGATATGCTGGATTATTATGGTCCTGTACAAATAGCTCTTAGGAATTGGTTTGGATGGCAAGACTTTAATGATTACTGGTTCCCAAATATTCGTTCATTATGGGGAGCAGTTATTATGTTGATTTTAGTACTTTATCCTTATGTTTATCTATTAGCAAGAACTGCTTTTTTAGAACAGTCTATTTGTACACTGGAAGCTAGTCGTTCTTTGGGTTGTAGTCCATGGAAAAGTTTTTCAAAAGTTACTCTTCCTTTAGCTCGTCCCGCCATAATAGCAGGATTAGCTTTAGCTTTAATGGAAACATTAAATGATTTTGGTACTGTTCAATATTTTGGAATTAATACCTTTACTACAGGCATCTTTAGTATCTGGTTTGATTTTGGAGAGAGACAAGCAGCTGGGCAATTGGCTGCTTGTTTGATGTTATTTATTTTTTGCTTAATTATTTTAGAATTATGGTCTCGCCGAAAAATACGTTATTACCAAAATAGCAGTGCCCGTATAAGATTACCTCGCTATCAATTAAAATCATGGCGGGGGTTAATTGCTTGGTTAATTTGTTTCTTACCTTTTTTAGGGGGATTTTTAATACCTGCTATTTATTTAACTAAATTAGTTGTTGCTAATTTCACTACTGCCTTTGCTAACAATTTTTGGAATTTAGCCAGCCATAGCTTAACTGTTGCTTTTATAAGCTCAATTCTTTCTGCTACCTTAGCTTTAATCATGGCTTATGGGCAACGTTCAGAAAATAATTTTCTTGTTAACATATCTATTAAAGTCGCTGCTCTTGGATATGCGATTCCAGGATCGGTTATTGCAGTAGGAATATTAATTCCTTTAGGACGTTTAGATAATATTATTACTAACTTTATTGGACAGATTTTCGAGATCAAAATTGGGTTGTTAATTAGTGGCACAATAATAGCTCTAATTTATTCTTATCTAGTAAGGTTTCTAGCCGTTGCCTTTGGGTCAGTTGATTCAAGTTTGGGGAAAATAAAGCCTAGTCTAGATGACGCTGCTAGAAGTTTAGGATCTACACCTAGAAATATTCTAATTAAAATTCATACACCTTTAATGACTGGTGGAATACTTACAGCAATCATGTTAGTTTTTGTAGATGTAATGAAAGAACTTCCTGCTACACTAGTTATTCGTCCTTTTAACTTTGATACCTTAGCAATTAGAGTTTATCAATATGCTTCAGACGAAAGGTTGTCAGAAGCTGCTGCGCCAGCTTTAGCTATTGTTTTAGTTGGCTTAATTCCTGTTATTTTTCTTAGTTGGCAGATTACTAGAGCAAGACGTCATCAAGACTCTTTTTAG